The following is a genomic window from Desulfatiglans anilini DSM 4660.
AATGGGCTCGATGACGTGAGTCAGGATGAACCCGTCCATATTGATCATGACCGGCAGGGAGACGCTGCGCGCTTCAGCCACCCGGAAGGCAAACAGGACATGGTCAAAGACTTCCTGGCCGTTTTCCACGAAGAGCTGCACCCAACCGCAGTCGCGCACCGACATCACGTCCGTGTGGTCGTTCCAGATGCTGAGCGGGCCTGAAAGAGACCGGTTGGCCAGGATCATGACGACCGGCAGACGCATGGAGGGGACGATGAAAAGGATCTCGTTCATCAGGGCGAGCCCCTGGGAACTCGTGCACGTGAACGTCCGGGCGCCCGCCGCCGAAGACCCGCAGCAGACGCTCATCGCCGAGTGTTCCGACTCGACCGGGATGAACTCGGCCATCAGCTCTCCGTCGGCCACCAGCTCCGAGAGGTGCTCCACAATATGGGTCTGCGGCGTGATCGGATAAGCCGCCACGACATCCACGTCAGCCATCGCAACGGCATCCGCCGCCGCAATGGATACCTCGATACCAACTCGCTTGCCCATCATTCCTCCTCCGGGACCATCTGGATACACCCGGTGAAACATTCCGCGGCGCAGATCCCGCACCCCTTGCAGTAATAGAGGTCGGCCTCGAATGTCCCGTCCTCCCGCCTGCGGATCGCCATGTCCGGACAGAATAGGTAACAAACGCCGCAGCCGATGCACTTCGCCCGGTCCACCACCGGCCGGAAGGAGCGCCAGTCCCCCGTCCTGTAGAAGCGCGCGTTGCCCGGCTCGCGCACGACGCACCCCACTTCCAGATCCCCGCAGCGAAGATCCCTCTCCGATTCAACCATGGCGGGCCTCCTTCCGAGAAAAGGCCGATGGCAGCACCTGCGTTTCCTCGTAGGCGCGCATCAGGGCCTGGATGTTTTTCTCCGACACCCGGCCGAAGCGCGCCCTGAGGGCTTCGGTCAGCTCCGCCGGCGGAAAGATCTCATCGGCCTTCAACAAAGCCCCCAGCATGGTGGTGTTGG
Proteins encoded in this region:
- a CDS encoding 2-oxoacid:acceptor oxidoreductase family protein, giving the protein NTTMLGALLKADEIFPPAELTEALRARFGRVSEKNIQALMRAYEETQVLPSAFSRKEARHG
- a CDS encoding 4Fe-4S dicluster-binding protein, whose amino-acid sequence is MVESERDLRCGDLEVGCVVREPGNARFYRTGDWRSFRPVVDRAKCIGCGVCYLFCPDMAIRRREDGTFEADLYYCKGCGICAAECFTGCIQMVPEEE